The DNA sequence TCCAATAGCCTCAAATTTAATTGGCTCATTCAGGCTCTTATAAATATTCTGTCTTTTTCCCATACCATAACACCCCATCATGTCACCGGTACCAATATTTAATTTCGCACTCCATTCTCCAGCATAACAAAACTCTGTTCTTTTTTGATTAAAATTATCAACAGTAAAATCGAACAATGGAGAATTCATTTCTTTCCCTTTACGTACATATTCAGGAAAAGATAGATCACTCATTATTTTAAATTCCTTAAAACTTTCATCTCTTGTTAACGCTACATGTGGTAAGGCTCCAAAATTATCTAAGCAAATGTGTTTTATCTCATCCCAACATTCAATATACTCGTCAGTCAAGTTAATTTGAACTAAAAAAGAACATCCACTTGCTTTAACCAAAGCCACATTTTTAAGGAACACTCCAACTAAATCTTTCTTTTTTAATTCAGTGAAATGAAAGGAAAATGAAAAGTGTAGTCTCTCTAAATAATCCTTTGAAAAATTATTGATAATTTCTTCAAACTTATTTGTTAATGTCCCATTTGTTGTAATATTTACAAAATGACCATTTTCTAAAAGTTTATGTGCGATAGGGATAATCTCTTTTGGTATTAACGTCTCTCCATTGCCGCACAAACTAAAATAACAGGTTCCGCCCAATCTCTCTTTAGTTAATGCATTAGCTATATGATCAGCAGAATATAAAAAACCGTCAATTTTACCATTTCTTCGACCTTCTTGGATAATATAACAATAACTACATTTAACATTACATTTAGTTATTGGAACTGTACACTCAAAAAACCTTTTCATAAATTTTCTTTTTAAGTAATGAATTTATCTTCTGTCGGTCTTCACCTGTAAAAACCAATTTCCAAGAGACCATAGGAACAATAAATAGCGTGCCTGCAGAAACCTTTATTAAACCTTCCCACCCACTAAGATCGAATAGTGTCAAAACAAACAAGAATGATATTGAGATCAAACTTAAGGCTAACGCCTTACCAATAACTTTCATAAAATATTCTGATATACTAAACCTATTTTCTTGTTGTTTCAGCAAATAGCATCTAACTCCCAGCGAAAAAACTGACAACATGATAGAAACTATAACAGTGTACAAGGGACTAAAACCTTTACTTAGAATAATGTAAGAGACAGGTAGGTTAAATAGCACAATAACTCCAACAGCAATTTGATACCTCTTAATTTCCCCTGTTGCTCGCACCACATCTCCTAAATAAAATGAGAAAACATCAATTAAAGAATTAATTATTATTAGTCTACAAAACCAAATTGTGTATTTTGGCACACTTTTTAACCAAACTGATAAGATAAATTCTGTACTAAATAGAATAGGCAAACTCAGAAACAGCAATAACACAAAAGAATATATTGAACCTTTGCAAACTAAATCTAACACCCTATTTTTCTCCCCTACTGAGTAATATTTAATTATTTGAGGACTAAAAGATGATGATACACTTTGAGTAAACTGACTTAATGCAAGATTAACTTGCAATGCAATCCCCCTTGCAGCATTTACTGCAGGTCCATAAAAAAGGTTAAGCAGTACATTTACCCCTTGCATTTTAGTAATGTTTGCAAAACTCCCAATAAAGCTCCATCCTGAAAAAGACATCATTTTATAAAAGATCGTTCGATCAAACAATAAGCTATTTTGATACTCAGTGAATCTGCCTCTACAATACTGATGACAAAGAAACATCAATAACAGCGCATTAACCATCGAAAAAACACTAAAAACAATAAGTTTATCATATGGAATAAAATACAAGCTAAATACAGTCAGTAATTTCACAAAAACGTTGGACACTCCAATTAATGCAAACGCTTGCATCCTTTCATGTGAAATAATCAAAGCCGTCAGAGGCACCTGCAATAACGTAATAAAAGCAGTAAACACACTAAAATGAAAAACAATGCGAGCTGCATAAAGACGTTCGGCGGGAATAACCATCTTATGAGTAATGAACCACCCTCCGACTGACTCCAATAATAGCACTACAATAACTGCAATGATTAATAATATCGTAAATGCTGTTTGGTAAACTGTTCTTAGTTCAGTGTGGTTGCCTCGACCGATCTCAAAGGTTAGAAAACGCGATGTTGCCGTAGATAAAGCTCCAGAAACAAAGCTAAACATCGTTACAAAACCACTTATAACGTTGTAAATTCCAAAATCCTCGACGCCTAATAGGTCTAAGACTATTCTCGTGGTATAAAGAGACACCAATAATGTAATGATGTTTCTTAAATACATTGCGAAAGCATTTTTTGCCAAACGCCTATTATTCTGCCTTATATCTGTCATTAAACTTTGTAAAGTGAAAGCTCCAATCCTTAGAAATTAAATAAGAACTTAACTTTTAAACATACCACTCAACAGTTTTCAAAATACCACTCTCAAAGTTCTCATCAGCTTTCCAGCCTAAGTCCTTCTCAAGTTTAGTTGCATCAATCGCATAGCGGCGATCATGTCCTGGACGATCCTTCACAAAAGAGATCAAGTCCTTATAGCTTGCACCATTTGCTCTTGGTTGCTTTTCATCCAAGATTGAACAAATCTTATCTACGATATATAGGTTATCCCTTTCATTGCGACCACCAATATTGTAGGTTTCACCCAATTTACCGGTATGGTAAACCAAGTCGATGCCTTTACAGTGATCCAACACATACAACCAGTCACGGATATTCTTTCCATCACCATAGATAGGAATCAATTCTTCCGCCAAAGCCTTACGGATAATGGTTGGAATCAACTTCTCTTTATGTTGTTTTGGACCGTAGTTATTCGAACAGTTAGTGGTAATCACGTTCATTCCATAGGTATGGAAATAGCTTCTTACGATCAAATCGCTTGATGCCTTAGAAGAACTGTATGGAGAGTTCGGAGCATAAGGCGTTTCTTCAGTAAACAAACCTGCTTCTCCCAATGTACCATATACCTCATCCGTAGAAATATGATGGAATCGGCAATCTTCGTATCCTTCTTTGAATTTGAAAGGAGCTTCCATCCAATAGTTGCGAGCTACATCCACTAAAGTAAAGGTACCATTAACGTTGGTTTGAATGAATGCTTCAGGTCCTGTAATCGAGTTATCTACATGTGACTCAGCGGCAAAGTGAATGACGCCTCTGATATCGTAGGTTTTGAATAGGTGTGCTACCAATTCACGGTTACAAATATCCCCTTCCACAAAAATATGGCGAGGGTTATCCATCACCTCTGATAAATTATCCAAATCACCTGCGTAGGTCATCTTGTCTAAGTTAACGATGGTGTAATCCGTGTATTTCTCTAAGAAATAAGGTACAAAGTTAGAACCGATGAATCCAGCTCCGCCTGTAACTAATATATGTTTCAATTTTTTATTTTTAAATGTAAAGTACAGTCGTTGCATGCAACGTCCCTACGATGTGGTTCAATTAATTAGCCAATTGATCTATACAAATCTTCAGGCTATCCTTCCAATGTGCAATCGCTATACCAAAGGTCTCTTTGATTTTGGATTTGTCCATTACTGAGTAATGAGGACGGGCTGCAGGGGTTGGAAATTGGAAAGTTGCCAAAGGCTTTAAATCTACTGTAATGTTAGATTGATGGAAGATCTCATGGGCAAAATCATACCATGAAGCCACTCCTTCATTACTGTAATGGTAGATACCACCGAAGGTGTGGTCTTTGACCAATTGTGGAATGACCTGAACAATGGCATCTGCTAAATCAGCTGCATTGGTTGGTGTTCCTACCTGATCTACAATCACCCCCAAGGTATCACGCTCCTTGCCCAATCGCTGCATCGTTTTGACAAAGTTATTGCCAAAACGGGAGTATAACCAAGAGGTACGGATAACCACTACATTGGACATCAAGTCTGTCGCTGCTTGTTCTCCTTTCCATTTAGTGAATCCATAATGATTTACGGGATCAACTGCTTGATCTTCTTTTAGAGGCAAGTGTGCTTTACCATCAAATACAAAGTCCGTAGAAATTTGGATCAACTCAGCACCGAACTCTTTGCAAGCCTCTGCCAAATATTCGACAGCAGTAGCATTTAATAGTAATGTCAGGTCCTTATCTTCTTCCGCCTTATCTACCGCGGTATAGGCCGCACAATTCACACAATGGGTAAATTGTTGCTGTTGAAAGAAAGACAATACGGCTGATCGATCGGTAATATCCAATTCCTCACGATCTGTAAACGTCCACTCCCAACCGGTAGTGGTAGCCAATGCTTGTAATTCAGAGCCTAACTGACCGTTAGCTCCTGTTACCAATATCTTCATTAAAAATTATTTTCAGCCAATGCCATTGCAGGCAATTTTTGATCTTTTTCCGAGATAATCAAATCCTCATGCGGCAAGATCCAGTCAATGCCCAATGCTACATCATCAAACTTGACACCTGCATCCGCCTGAGGTGCGTAAAAGTTATCACACTTATATTGGAACTCTGCCTCTTCTGAAAGCACCACAAAGCCATGGGCAAAACCACGAGGAATGTACAGTTGCTTTTTGTTTTCAGCACTTAGCCTTACCGCTACATGCTTTCCAAAATTAGGAGAGCTCTCGCGCATATCAACCGCCACATCCAATACCTCCCCCTTGGTTACTCTTACCAACTTAGCTTGGGCAAATTCACCGGTTTGAAAGTGTAAGCCTCGCAATACACCGTAAGATGATTTGGAGTGATTATCCTGAACAAACTGGACTGTTTCTCCTACTGCTTGCTCAAAAGCCTGCTGATTAAAGCTTTCATAAAAATAACCACGTTCATCACCAAAAACACGTGGGGTAATTTCATATACACCCGCTAATGCAGTTTCTTTAATCTCCATCCTAATCCAACAATCCCATTAAATATTGTCCGTAACCACTTTTCAACAAAGGAGTCGCTACGGCTTTCAGTTGTTCCGCATCAATAAAGCCCATGCGATAGGCAATTTCTTCAATACAACCAATCTTTAAGCCTTGACGTTCCTCGATTACCTGCACAAATTGTCCTGCTTCCGCCAAAGAGGCAAAGGTACCTGTATCCAACCAAGCCGTTCCACGGTTCATAATCGACACCTGCAGCTTGCCTTGTTTCAAGTAGGCATTATTCACATCAGTAATTTCCAATTCCCCTCTTGGGCTTGGCTTAACGGCTTTGGCGATTTCTACTACAGAATTATCATAGAAATACAAGCCTGGTACTGCGTAATTAGATTTAGGCGCTACAGGCTTTTCTTCAATAGAAATAGCTTTTTGATCTTTATCAAATTCAACCACCCCATAGCGTTCTGGATCATTGACATGATAAGCATAAACCACTCCACCATCCGGTTGGGTATTACTTTGCAAAAGCTTGCTCAAGCCACTTCCATAGAAAATATTATCTCCCAAAATTAAAGCGACATCATCATCACCGATAAAGTCTTCTGCAATGAGGAATGCCTGCGCCAAACCTTCTGGCTTTGGCTGTTCTGCATACTCAAATCGACAGCCCAAATTTGCACCATCGCCTAATAATTGCTTGAACAAAGGTAGATCTCGTGGAGTAGAGATGATCAAAATCTCACGGATACCTGCCATCAACAAATTAGACAATGGATAATAAATCATCGGCTTATCGTAAATAGGCATCATTTGCTTACTTACTGCCAATGTCAATGGATGAAGGCGGGTTCCTGAGCCTCCTGCTAAAATAATTCCTTTCATTCTCTGCTTCTTTTAGGTCAAAAAACACACTTCATTTTAAGCGTTCTCCGCTTGTAAACTGAGCTGTTGCTGAACACTATTCTTCAAATGGCGAAAAAATAAAATTCCCAAACCTATAAAACCTCCTAAGAAAAGGCTAACAATAACAATCAAACCCCGCTTTGGAGCGGATTTCTCCACAGGCACGCTTACAGGCTCCAAAACTGTAAAATTAGGCATTTTCTCTTTGACTGCAATCTCGGCGGTCTCGAGCTGTTTTGCCAATTCCTGAAAAATATTATAGGCCATCGTATATTCATCATTAAGCTGTTTTTCTTTTACCTTCGCCGTCGCTGTGGTAACGTATTTATTTCGATCCTGAAACGCGGCCAACTTGTTTTGAACAGCCAAGAATTCCTCTTGTCGTTCGTTATAACGCTCTTTGATAAAATCTAAATTTGCCCGAGCTTTACCTGTTTTATAATCGGTAATATAGTCTTGCAGTAAATCCAAAGCTTTTGATGCCACCTGCGCAGAGGCTTTGGCTTCAGGCATCTCCACAGAAAGTGTAATAACCCCCGTTTTTGCATCTGATTCCACGAGAACCAAGCCTGTCAGGATATCTCGTAATGTTTTCTGTTCTTTGGTTATAATTTCGGGACCGCTATAATTAGGATTTGGAACACGCTCTTGCTCACCTGCGATCGCCTTCTTTAGCGTTCCTGGCAAGCCAATTGTATATTTCTTCACTTTAGCGGAAGGTTGTTCCTTTTTCCAGTTGGTATAATAATCAAATAGCGTAATCGGATGACCGACGTCCTCCAAATCAACTTTAGTATTCATTAATGCCTTTTGAAAAGGCCATGAAATTACGACCTGCGGATATAGCTCAGGAGCAATGGTTGAACCATCCCCCCCCATACTACTCAGATCAATTCCTGCCATACCTGCCAAGCCCGCAAGGCCGCCGAGTTTACCCATAGAAGAGGTTGGTGCCTCGGGAATCAATGTTGCTGTTGCGGTATAGGATACTGGGTAAACCAATGCAATGAAAATCCCCAAAAGCGCGCACACGATCATACTTTTGTAGATCGTTTTCCTTCCCTGGTAAATCGACTGGAATACAGCGATTAAGTCTATTTCATCCTCTTCGTAATATGATGGCTCCTGACGGCGGGTTTCTAAATCCATTCTTTCACTCATGATGCTAATTATTTGAAGATGTTAGATACCGTTAATGCCAGTGTGGCTGCTGTTGAGGCGATTGCCATCCATGCAGTGATACTCATTGGTGCACGTTCAGGTTTTTGAGGAACAATAACCTCGGAGCCAGGGGTTACTTTTGGATACCGATGAATGATAAACCCTCTTGTAATGCCGGTGGTTCCGTTAGGGTAGCGAACATAGGTCTTTCCTTTTTTAGCTCTTAAGCCAAACCCTCCGCCCTGGGCGATATAGAATTTCGCTCTTTTTCGTTTTTTATACGTTGTGGATACAGGGTTCAATACTTCTCCAGAAATACGAACCGTCTGGACTTTTGATGGCACTGTAATTTCATCTCCCGGCGACAGGAAGATATCGTATTTACCTCCTGGGTTTGCCATAATATCCTGCAGCCTGATTCCCACGACTTCAAAGTCCAAATCAGTAAGATCAATTGATTTATCTCTTTTGAGCATTTCACCCTCCAGTGCTTTCTGCTTATCTGTTTTTACAATTTTACGTGTAAGCATTGCTCCTTCTGGATACGCGTTGGCGCTAAATCCTCCTGCACGTTTAATAACGTCAGAAATACGTTCATTCTCTGAACTCAAAGAATAATCACCAGGATAGATTACATCACCAGTAACAGAAACTACTCGCTGTGTTTTATAGCCTGGCGACTTACGAATATAAATTTTATCAAAAGGCTGGATTTCAAAACTACCATCCTCTTCAGATAATTTCAGATCCTTGGTGATATCCATGCGATAAATCTTCGCAATATCCAAAGAAGAGGTTTCCGCCTGCTCCCCTTCGTGTCTACGAGCAACCTCTACACGAGCTCCTGAGGCTTCAATTTTAAATCCTCCAGCCATCAGAATCAAATCCTTTAGCTTCATACCTTTACCGTACTTCAGCTGGCCAGGGTGCATTACGGGACCACTAACAGTCACAAATTGCGTCTCACGCATATCTGTAATAGAGGAAATCGTCACAAAATCTTCCCGTTGCAGCTTGACATCCTCCTTGCCTGTGATTACCCCCTTAACCGAAAAGGATAACACTTCATCAGACATATCCGCCGCTTTTCTATAGATATAGGCACGCCCTAAATAAGCATCCTCTTTCAAGCCCTCTGCTTTCTTGATCAGATCAGAGACCATCAAACCGTCAGAAAGTTCAAAAGTCCCTGGGCGAAATACCGCCCCTGCAATCTGAACCCGATTAGCAAAACGGTTCAAAACTGCCTTAGCGACGATAGAGTCACCGCTATGTAAAACAGTAGTAGAGAATTGATCCTGCATGACATCCTTAATCAACTGCTCACGACCGTTTTTTCTATAAATTTCCAATCGGTGTGAATAGGCATTCTCCGTAAAGCCTCCTGCGACCTCAATAATGCTACTTAAGGTCTCTCCCTCTTTCGCCTCAAAAAGACCATTTCTCTTAAACTGCCCCTGAATCACGACCCTTAGGTCATAAGTAGGCACTTTAATAATATCATCATTCTTCAGTTGAAGATCGGCACTTCCGTTACCGTGAATGAGGTAGTCATAAACATCAACCGTTTTAAATATTTTTCCATTTCTGATGACCTGAACCTTTCTAAACGATCCTATTTTATTCGGGCCACCCGACAAGTACAAAGCATTAAACAATGAAGCTGTAGATGGCAGAGTATAAGTTCCTGGCATGACCACTTCGCCAATGACATTTACCGTAATTCCCTGCAACTGCCCCATGCTTACCTGCGCAAAAGTATCTGGGTGGCTACCGTTCATTCCACTGAAAATAGTAGACAGGCGTTTTAGTATTTTTTTCTCTGCTGCGCCAAGTGAGAGGCCATAAACTGAAATTGGACCAATATCAGGAATAACCACTGCCCCAACTTTATTAATTAATAAGCGATAATTTTGCTGGGAAGCACCCCATACCTCAATGCGAACTTCGTCACCAATACCCAATTTATAATCTTTCGATGGATTTAGTGCCACTGAAGGCTCAAAGGTCAGGTTTGATGCATTAAACAAATTAGACCCAAAAACACGGTGAGGTACATCCTCTTTTAAAGGACTGTCTTTCTCTGAGTACACTGGCGTTACCTCAGGGGTATTAACCTCAGCAGGCAGATCACTTTGCGAAGCCACTTCTGAAGCACCGCTAACACCTGCTAACCTGGCCTTTAACTTCACCACCTGTGCTTCAGGAACTCCTTTCGCCTTGGCAAACATGTCGATATCATTAACCGTGAGACCTCTTTTGGTCATTTCAGCTTGAATCTGTGCAATCTGAGCGTCCGTCAAGTCATCAACATTCTTTTTAGAAAAATCCATCTCGCTAAGATTGACTCCATTTACCGTTTGCGCCTGCACATTATGGACAGAAAGCATAAGACTGAAGAAAATCAGTAAGCATGAAATGTAGGGAAGTAGTTTTTTAGTATGCACCTAATTACTATTATTATTGGTTTACAAATTCTGACAGACACAGCTTCGCCCTCTCAGTCCCATATAATGAAACATCCCGAAAGCACAAAGCTGATAAATTCAAAAAAAAGTAGGTAAATTCAATTTTCAGGCTGCAAAGATATTCCGAATTAAAAGAGGAAGCAAAGACCTTCGGAATTTTTACAATCATAACGGTAATCATTCTTTATATAAGCCAAATCAGTAGCTAAAATCACTTGATTACTGCTATTTTTATGAATTTGATACCTTAAAATAAATGTTCAACATATTAAAGGCTTATTCATCCTTTTTCTTAAACAACTCCAATTTATTCACTTCGTAAAAATTGATTCCATTTTAGTTCCTTTGTTTTTATTAGGCAATTGCCCAATAACCACCTATTTTTGCATTTTACAATCAGACCTGAACAATTTAAGCATGCAAATATCCGCCTTAATCAGCCGAGAACTAAAGATGGAATGGCGTCAAAAATATGCATTGAACGGTTTGCTGCTCTACGTAGGTTCTACAGTATTTATCTGTTACCTAAGCTTTCATATGCAAAGTGGAGCAATGACCGTACCGATTTGGAATGCCCTTTTTTGGATCATCCTATTGTTTGCCGGAATAAACGCCGTCGCGAAGAGCTTTCTTCAGGAGAGCGAGGGACGAAACTTATATTGGTATCAGCTGGTGGCTCCTGAGTATATTATTATCGCCAAGGGCATCTATAATACGTTGCTCCTGCTGACCCTCGGACTGGTGGCTCTATTATTTTATGCGACTGTGCTGGGGAACCCGATCATGAACTACCCAGTGTTTATTAGCACGCTGATTTTAGGACTGACAGGCTTCAGCTTCACCCTGACGATGGTTTCTGGCATAGCTGCCAAAGCACAAAACTCGGGTACCCTGATGGCTATTCTTGCTTTCCCTGTCATTATTCCCATTTTACTGATGGCACTCAAATTGAGTAAAGGAGCACTTTTAGGCGTTAATTTTACGGACAGCATTCCCCATCTCCTTACACTGCTTGCGGTAGATGTTATCGTGGCAGCGATCAGCATCATACTGTTCCCCTACCTGTGGAGAAGCTAAAGCAATAGCATGACTATCTAAACATCAATTATAATCATCGAAAATAGTGATAAGACTTTTCCAAGAAGTCGATCAAATACCCATGCTTTTTTGATAAAACACACTATTTTTGAGAACTTTTTATCACAATCAAACACAGTCATGAAAAATTACTGGTGGAAAATATTGGGCGTAGTATTAGTTGCCTATACCATAATTGGCGGCTTACTCTTCAACGTTCCGCGTTTAAACATCCTCAATGAGACGATTCGGAACCTGCACTTTCATGTGCCGATGTGGTTTGGCATGATCGTGATGCTTTTGGTTTCTGTCGTTTATTCCATAAAATACCTCACCAATGGTTCTGAAAAAAATGATGCCTTTGCAGACCAATTTGCACAGGTAGGTGTATTTATGGGCGTTCTGGGAATTATCACAGGTATGATCTGGGCGAATTTCACCTGGGGAGAGCCTTGGAGCAACGACCCCAAACAAAACGGCGCAGCAATCGGCTTACTGATCTACTTTGCCTATTTCATTTTACGGGGATCACTTGAAGACCCACAGCAAAAAGGCCGCATCAGTGCGGTGTATAACATTTTTGCTTTTGCGCTACTGATTCCATTGCTTTTCATCCTGCCAAGACTAACGGACTCGCTGCACCCTGGCAACGGGGGCAACCCAGGCTTCAATGCCTATGACCTGGACAGTCAGTTAAGGCTTGTTTTTTATCCTGCAGTGATTGGCTGGATTCTGCTGGGCGTTTGGCTTGCGCAGATCAAATCAAGAATTGCCGTGATTAAACGCCACCGACATAATCAAGAACTTGAAGCAGCTGCTTTCACAACAAAATAACCACCCACAGCAATACGCATTATTATGAAGAAGATTTTTTTAACATTATTGGCCGCAGGTACATTTTCCTCCACCTTTGCTCAAGATAAAATTCCTGTTGAGCAAAAAGATTATGAGAATACACAAGTGCAGATGGCTGACAATTTTCGTGGTGAAGGAAAAATTTACGTTGTTGTAGCCGTAGCACTGACAGTATTGGGCGGTTTTGCGGGCTATGCTTTCCGCATCGACAAGCAATTGAGCCGACTCGAAAGCGAGATCGAAAAACAATAGGCTACCTACGCACAGTTCTATTCATAGCAAGCAGGGATATGCAATCCCAATCAACAAACAACAAACTCATGAAGAAATCACATATTTTTGGAATTGTCATTATCGCAGTCGCCATTTTGGTTATTGTCAGTACCATTGGCGATTCAAGCACCTACACCACCTTTACCGTAGCGCAGTCAATGGCTAAAGATGGTGACCGTCAGGACATTCACGTTGTTGGGCAGCTCACCAAAGATGACCAAGGCAACGTTCAGGGCATCAGTACTGGAAAGGACCTTGTCTCTTTCACCTTCAAGATGGTGGACAATGATGGAAAAATAGAAACCGTATTTTACAATCAGCCCATGCCACAGGATTTCACCAAGTCCGAGCAAGTGGTGGTGATCGGTTCCTATAAACCCAACGGCCTTTTTGTTGCCAACAAGATTTTATTGAAATGCCCTTCAAAATATAAAGAAGAGCAAACCATCTAATTCTCCCCTCTACCCAACAGAGGTTTAAAGGTCCGCATTACTCTTTAGCCAAAAAATCACTCAATGATGAACATATCCCTTGGAAATATTGGGCACCTGCTCACTATTTTCGCTTTTATCACATCGCTTGTTGCTGCTTTTTCTTATTATAAAGCAACAGCAGGATCAAAGCTCAAAGCCAACGACTGGCTGAAGAATGGGCGATGGGCTTTTCTGGCTCACGCCGTCACCACCCTTGGTGTCTTTGCCATTCTATTTACGATCGTCAGTGGCAATCACTTTGAATATAACTATGCCTGGAGCCACAGTTCCAAGCACCTCCCCTGGTACTATATGCTATCTGCCATGTGGGAAGGACAGGAAGGCAGCTTCCTGATTTGGATGGTATGGAACGCCCTGCTCGGTGTTGTTTTAATCTTCACCAATAAATCATGGGAAGGCCCCGTGATGGTCGTTTTTGCCTTGGTGCAGGCATTCCTTGCTTCCATGGTACTTGGCGTAGTGGTTGGGCATACACAAATTGGTTTGTCGCCATTTGCCTTGCTGAGAGATGCAATGGATGCTCCAATCTTTCTTTCCAACCCCAATTTTATCCCTGAAGATGGCTCGGGCCTGAACCCTCTTCTTCAAAGCTACTGGATGGTGATTCACCCTCCCATTTTGTTTTTAGGGTTTGCGACTACTTTGGTTCCATTTGCCTACGCTACCGCAGCACTCTGGACGAAGCGTTACCAGGATTGGGTACGCCCCGCACTTCCGTGGACATTGTTCTCTGCCGCAGTGCTCGGATTTGGGATTTTACTTGGTGCCTACTGGGCCTATGAAACACTGAACTTCGGTGGTTACTGGAACTGGGACCCCGTTGAGAATTCATCTTACGTTCCATGGTTGATTTTGGTGGCAGCCATCCA is a window from the Persicobacter psychrovividus genome containing:
- a CDS encoding heme exporter protein CcmB, whose amino-acid sequence is MQISALISRELKMEWRQKYALNGLLLYVGSTVFICYLSFHMQSGAMTVPIWNALFWIILLFAGINAVAKSFLQESEGRNLYWYQLVAPEYIIIAKGIYNTLLLLTLGLVALLFYATVLGNPIMNYPVFISTLILGLTGFSFTLTMVSGIAAKAQNSGTLMAILAFPVIIPILLMALKLSKGALLGVNFTDSIPHLLTLLAVDVIVAAISIILFPYLWRS
- a CDS encoding CcmD family protein, encoding MKKIFLTLLAAGTFSSTFAQDKIPVEQKDYENTQVQMADNFRGEGKIYVVVAVALTVLGGFAGYAFRIDKQLSRLESEIEKQ
- the ccsA gene encoding cytochrome c biogenesis protein CcsA, yielding MKHTIFENFLSQSNTVMKNYWWKILGVVLVAYTIIGGLLFNVPRLNILNETIRNLHFHVPMWFGMIVMLLVSVVYSIKYLTNGSEKNDAFADQFAQVGVFMGVLGIITGMIWANFTWGEPWSNDPKQNGAAIGLLIYFAYFILRGSLEDPQQKGRISAVYNIFAFALLIPLLFILPRLTDSLHPGNGGNPGFNAYDLDSQLRLVFYPAVIGWILLGVWLAQIKSRIAVIKRHRHNQELEAAAFTTK
- a CDS encoding cytochrome c maturation protein CcmE, coding for MKKSHIFGIVIIAVAILVIVSTIGDSSTYTTFTVAQSMAKDGDRQDIHVVGQLTKDDQGNVQGISTGKDLVSFTFKMVDNDGKIETVFYNQPMPQDFTKSEQVVVIGSYKPNGLFVANKILLKCPSKYKEEQTI
- a CDS encoding polysaccharide biosynthesis/export family protein, translating into MLSVHNVQAQTVNGVNLSEMDFSKKNVDDLTDAQIAQIQAEMTKRGLTVNDIDMFAKAKGVPEAQVVKLKARLAGVSGASEVASQSDLPAEVNTPEVTPVYSEKDSPLKEDVPHRVFGSNLFNASNLTFEPSVALNPSKDYKLGIGDEVRIEVWGASQQNYRLLINKVGAVVIPDIGPISVYGLSLGAAEKKILKRLSTIFSGMNGSHPDTFAQVSMGQLQGITVNVIGEVVMPGTYTLPSTASLFNALYLSGGPNKIGSFRKVQVIRNGKIFKTVDVYDYLIHGNGSADLQLKNDDIIKVPTYDLRVVIQGQFKRNGLFEAKEGETLSSIIEVAGGFTENAYSHRLEIYRKNGREQLIKDVMQDQFSTTVLHSGDSIVAKAVLNRFANRVQIAGAVFRPGTFELSDGLMVSDLIKKAEGLKEDAYLGRAYIYRKAADMSDEVLSFSVKGVITGKEDVKLQREDFVTISSITDMRETQFVTVSGPVMHPGQLKYGKGMKLKDLILMAGGFKIEASGARVEVARRHEGEQAETSSLDIAKIYRMDITKDLKLSEEDGSFEIQPFDKIYIRKSPGYKTQRVVSVTGDVIYPGDYSLSSENERISDVIKRAGGFSANAYPEGAMLTRKIVKTDKQKALEGEMLKRDKSIDLTDLDFEVVGIRLQDIMANPGGKYDIFLSPGDEITVPSKVQTVRISGEVLNPVSTTYKKRKRAKFYIAQGGGFGLRAKKGKTYVRYPNGTTGITRGFIIHRYPKVTPGSEVIVPQKPERAPMSITAWMAIASTAATLALTVSNIFK